A single Sutterella megalosphaeroides DNA region contains:
- the traF gene encoding conjugal transfer protein TraF, which yields MISTFTSDRRARPDRRQRQHRSVLLASLAGLFACASALSPVSSAGAAPATTFSTTPSTAPAGVLAFPAVTAGADGAAGADIAGSASSAAASQDRSRSDWWTEDVWQDPDRPFLFYGNPDEEEKAARRRKARTEENDEKARREVREEHEEPKAPTFEQLEHVAESAPRKEDARKAATPSNASPLNDPDLTTFTTVKGLRAEVERRLERALMDPTPEHVSAYLEANAFILGKAHRFQVAWERTRFAHPQYDWTASHPVANFATAEENERVMREKSVFLKSLGEEAGILFVVRADDPLSELAARSLSSFARTNGIEVLVASDRPVTYAGLPPSKPYNALVASLGLTRLPAAVLVPNPATVAAGALRHPALQANPRPTLFATGVVSVEELGSRLMLLLAPPATEATDAVAATRNGRALTTGEAWEAWKKQEKSAGSTGAVVEGTPASARLNASETLAAQDFASSRAAHEGMAGEASRASSNVASDEASHAASHELFPREERAR from the coding sequence ATGATTTCGACTTTCACGAGTGACCGACGGGCCCGACCGGACCGACGGCAGCGGCAACACCGCAGCGTGCTCCTTGCGAGCCTGGCGGGGCTCTTTGCGTGCGCTTCGGCGCTCTCGCCCGTATCGTCTGCCGGGGCCGCCCCCGCGACGACTTTTTCAACGACCCCTTCCACCGCCCCGGCGGGCGTGCTCGCTTTTCCGGCCGTGACGGCCGGTGCGGATGGTGCGGCCGGTGCGGACATTGCGGGCTCTGCGAGTTCTGCCGCCGCTTCCCAAGACCGCTCCCGCTCCGACTGGTGGACCGAGGACGTCTGGCAGGATCCCGACCGCCCCTTTCTCTTTTACGGGAACCCCGATGAGGAAGAGAAAGCCGCCCGTCGCCGGAAGGCTCGTACGGAGGAAAACGACGAGAAAGCGCGCCGCGAAGTGCGTGAAGAACATGAAGAGCCAAAAGCCCCGACCTTCGAGCAACTTGAACACGTTGCAGAAAGCGCTCCCCGGAAAGAAGACGCCCGGAAAGCGGCAACGCCCTCGAACGCCTCTCCCCTCAACGACCCCGACCTCACGACCTTCACGACCGTCAAGGGTCTGCGCGCCGAAGTCGAGCGGCGTCTCGAGCGCGCCCTCATGGACCCGACACCCGAGCACGTGTCGGCCTACCTCGAAGCCAACGCCTTCATCCTCGGGAAAGCCCACCGCTTTCAGGTCGCGTGGGAGCGGACGCGCTTCGCGCACCCCCAATACGACTGGACGGCCTCGCACCCCGTCGCGAACTTCGCCACGGCCGAAGAAAACGAGCGCGTGATGCGGGAGAAGTCGGTCTTTTTGAAGTCGCTCGGCGAAGAAGCGGGGATTCTCTTCGTCGTGCGCGCCGACGACCCCTTGAGCGAACTCGCGGCACGGTCTCTTTCGAGCTTCGCGCGCACGAACGGGATCGAGGTCCTTGTGGCGTCCGACCGCCCCGTCACCTACGCGGGACTGCCTCCGTCGAAACCCTACAACGCGCTCGTCGCCTCCTTGGGACTCACGCGCCTTCCTGCGGCGGTGCTCGTTCCGAACCCCGCGACGGTTGCGGCGGGAGCGCTCAGGCACCCCGCGCTTCAGGCGAATCCCCGCCCGACCCTCTTTGCGACGGGGGTGGTGTCGGTGGAAGAGCTCGGGAGCCGCCTGATGCTTCTCCTTGCGCCTCCGGCCACGGAAGCGACCGACGCCGTGGCGGCGACCCGCAACGGGCGGGCGCTGACGACGGGAGAAGCCTGGGAAGCGTGGAAAAAGCAGGAGAAGTCGGCCGGATCGACCGGAGCAGTCGTAGAGGGTACTCCCGCGAGCGCGCGCCTCAACGCGTCCGAAACGCTTGCCGCACAAGACTTTGCGAGCTCCCGCGCGGCGCACGAGGGCATGGCAGGAGAAGCATCGCGTGCCTCTTCGAATGTGGCTTCGGATGAGGCTTCGCATGCAGCGTCGCATGAGCTTTTCCCCCGAGAGGAGCGCGCGCGATGA
- a CDS encoding conjugal transfer protein TraH, which produces MTEKSLSRALRCAFPVADVEGFACAFGRTLRTLVKGSARLDRLRRTSGRFLLGAAVASSIALALSSPARAGFLEDYYDSVGAQGAVTPAGVYQSQGMGVATGGSFVVKVPRKDFTPVAIEAPHLKAGCGGIDVFLGAFALPSREEFVSFLRSIGSAMPGLAFQLALQYLSPDLNEQVTSFRDLIMKMTDKYSDSCVAAQTVMQGAAELYMSNRQERAKTSLVASGEVSDASEADRVTRTDGSKSLTAAPTRKDANGNIVEATELNLTWSLLKGGKWGSSVDEETLETMMTLLGTVIYTKSGTGESAVIADRTIGARDILNDLYGAVGEAKTKGKRLVCDEPVKCLNPKETDASDLNLVNAVYEAALRYRKSLVERNRAAVSERDILLLGNVSSLPLLRLVEVSSSPRIPALSDQLLRIYSEAAAYEGLTTALSALTDDVRRLIESSSARSATSFNEQHAKNLEDRLKTVTAELHARESHLYEAMSRAQDYALQVEHIERSVFGTAAVKTVTALPAMTGGAR; this is translated from the coding sequence TTGACTGAGAAGTCCCTCTCCCGGGCGCTGCGGTGCGCGTTTCCGGTGGCGGACGTCGAGGGCTTCGCGTGCGCCTTCGGACGCACGCTTCGCACACTCGTAAAAGGAAGTGCGAGGCTCGATCGACTTCGCCGCACCTCCGGTCGGTTTTTGCTTGGGGCTGCCGTCGCCTCGTCGATCGCCCTCGCCCTTTCCTCTCCCGCCCGCGCGGGGTTCCTGGAGGACTACTACGACTCGGTCGGCGCCCAAGGGGCGGTGACGCCCGCGGGGGTCTACCAGTCGCAGGGGATGGGGGTCGCAACGGGCGGCAGTTTCGTCGTCAAGGTGCCGAGGAAGGATTTCACGCCCGTTGCGATCGAAGCGCCGCACCTCAAAGCGGGCTGCGGCGGGATCGACGTCTTTCTCGGAGCCTTTGCTTTGCCCTCGCGCGAAGAGTTCGTGAGCTTCTTGCGAAGCATCGGAAGTGCCATGCCGGGGCTCGCGTTTCAGTTGGCGCTTCAGTACCTCTCGCCCGACCTCAATGAGCAGGTGACGTCGTTCCGAGATCTCATCATGAAGATGACCGACAAGTATTCCGACAGCTGCGTCGCGGCGCAGACCGTCATGCAGGGGGCGGCGGAACTTTACATGTCGAACCGTCAGGAGCGCGCGAAGACAAGCCTCGTCGCCTCGGGCGAAGTGTCGGACGCTTCCGAAGCCGACCGCGTCACGCGAACGGACGGCTCGAAATCCCTCACCGCCGCCCCCACCCGCAAGGATGCGAACGGGAACATCGTCGAAGCGACCGAACTCAACCTCACGTGGAGTCTCTTGAAGGGCGGCAAGTGGGGCTCGAGCGTCGACGAGGAGACGCTTGAAACCATGATGACGCTCCTTGGCACCGTCATCTACACGAAATCGGGCACCGGAGAGTCCGCCGTGATCGCCGACCGCACGATCGGGGCGCGCGACATTTTGAACGACCTCTACGGGGCCGTGGGCGAAGCGAAGACGAAGGGCAAGCGCCTCGTCTGCGACGAGCCCGTCAAGTGCCTGAACCCCAAAGAGACGGACGCCTCGGACCTCAACCTCGTGAACGCCGTCTACGAGGCGGCGCTTCGCTACCGAAAGAGCTTGGTGGAGCGCAATCGCGCGGCGGTGTCCGAGCGCGACATTCTGCTCCTCGGCAACGTCTCGAGTCTCCCCTTGTTGCGCCTTGTCGAAGTGTCCTCGTCGCCGCGCATTCCGGCGCTCTCCGACCAACTTCTTCGGATCTATTCCGAAGCGGCCGCGTACGAGGGGTTGACGACCGCGCTCTCGGCGCTTACGGACGACGTGCGGCGATTGATCGAGTCGTCCTCGGCCCGGTCCGCGACGTCGTTTAACGAGCAGCACGCGAAGAACCTCGAAGACCGTTTGAAGACCGTCACCGCGGAACTTCACGCGCGCGAATCGCACCTCTACGAAGCGATGAGTCGCGCGCAGGACTACGCCCTGCAGGTGGAGCACATCGAGCGCTCCGTCTTCGGGACGGCGGCCGTCAAGACGGTGACGGCGCTCCCTGCGATGACGGGAGGTGCGCGATGA
- a CDS encoding conjugal transfer protein TraG N-terminal domain-containing protein yields the protein MSVALDFYAYWNGSQVADVLQAVVGIVGTDGYRTGMSFLAIAGFLTVMTVAAVRYRGGDVIQWFAATVFFFFVVFVPKVNVNVHDVRAMTVKTVANVPMGPAFVACATSQIGKWTAELFETAFSDVDAARFTKFGAVFPERVVAALQTTGPVLPETRALLNPFIEHCIAPEILDSDAKLTALMQSTNLLSTIKTSGWLNPARFFLREDGTPLYCTDAVSVIETQLKTVEIPAQERKLLVRLADGSATDAVFETALRKAIPEAETLLLGISRSMSESLGHALLMTEIPKGLADYAGTSAAGSGAAAFAASIELSKAQAHLSTEISFRTMGELVKVYLPKLRNLLEAVLIAAFPLVFLVLVGLGSQGGAVARMYAVLFIWISLWAPLAAVMNHLIVHMDAEPMNRLVAEYGGTTLLAADAVRVAGTTSQAMAGYLMIFIPIIAYAIAKGSEMGAVSLASSVLSPANSAAQAQSSSAAMGNVTTGANAQGSTTLGAVTTGKTDYSNVFASPDTSRTTTPYGTVTRDFSTGDVTALQVVRSDLGVESSSAFTNTLSNQNMSSASSTVASGATVASGSQQSFSTGSSTSAARSTDTGTSSVVAQSGQTTYSSGSTYAESIDNRSSSGFGQSGRVDESLGLRTSGSVRAHGSIVDTTSISNTPLTGQPNQSVSAPEVTLEGNEASDVLISVPGSTPSVFNLAANSSNNGVSKRQGSQVAQLMQGDAGLAVSTTVGHDNSASTTQLTSSGNSWNQNSGFNRSDTESSQDAFQTAARAQTSSSDNASTTDTQSFNRQEQTSSGMNTSTGSSESRNRSGSVSTRTASDPMVRDRVIDLYGSPEEALRGLSTAEGRRALGRDLGYRSSAEADALPHLSEVKTDNGNSTFRAAETLAAADKRNAAVEHASAVHAVEAKGAAQAAAFSAPAAAQRGNEHDIQRDAVALSAGASKVVSASFQDELGFKTLMQVGVLAGLAYDTPGERFTSLMTQANNNPELRQHLIDIGSSSETNATAILKALETPSPDAQQ from the coding sequence ATGAGCGTGGCACTTGACTTTTACGCCTACTGGAACGGCTCCCAGGTGGCGGACGTCCTGCAAGCGGTCGTCGGCATCGTCGGCACCGACGGCTACCGCACCGGGATGAGTTTCTTGGCGATCGCGGGGTTTCTTACCGTCATGACGGTTGCGGCCGTGCGCTACCGGGGCGGAGACGTCATTCAGTGGTTTGCGGCGACCGTTTTCTTTTTCTTCGTCGTCTTCGTACCGAAAGTGAACGTGAACGTGCACGACGTGCGCGCGATGACCGTCAAAACCGTCGCGAACGTGCCCATGGGGCCCGCGTTCGTCGCGTGCGCGACCTCGCAAATCGGAAAGTGGACGGCGGAACTCTTCGAGACCGCGTTTTCGGACGTCGACGCCGCGCGCTTTACGAAGTTCGGGGCGGTCTTCCCCGAGCGGGTGGTGGCGGCCCTTCAGACGACGGGGCCGGTTTTGCCCGAGACGCGGGCGCTTTTGAATCCCTTCATCGAGCACTGCATTGCGCCCGAGATTCTCGATTCCGACGCGAAACTCACCGCCCTCATGCAGAGTACGAACCTCCTTTCCACGATCAAAACGTCGGGGTGGCTCAATCCCGCACGGTTTTTCCTTCGCGAAGACGGGACGCCGCTTTATTGCACGGATGCCGTTTCCGTCATTGAGACTCAGCTCAAGACCGTTGAAATCCCCGCACAGGAGCGCAAACTCCTCGTGCGCCTGGCAGACGGCTCTGCGACCGACGCCGTTTTCGAAACGGCGCTCCGGAAAGCCATTCCGGAAGCGGAAACGCTTCTTCTCGGGATTTCGCGCTCGATGTCGGAGAGCCTCGGGCATGCGCTGCTCATGACGGAAATCCCCAAGGGGCTCGCGGACTACGCGGGAACGTCCGCCGCCGGTTCGGGCGCTGCGGCCTTTGCGGCGAGCATCGAACTCTCGAAAGCCCAGGCGCATCTCTCGACCGAAATTTCTTTCCGAACGATGGGAGAACTCGTGAAGGTGTATCTCCCGAAACTGCGCAACCTCCTTGAAGCCGTTCTCATTGCGGCCTTTCCCTTGGTCTTTCTCGTTTTGGTGGGGTTGGGTTCCCAGGGCGGGGCGGTGGCGCGCATGTATGCGGTTCTTTTCATCTGGATTTCCCTCTGGGCGCCGCTTGCGGCCGTCATGAACCACCTGATCGTACACATGGACGCCGAGCCCATGAACCGGCTCGTCGCCGAGTACGGGGGCACCACGCTTCTTGCCGCCGACGCCGTACGCGTTGCGGGCACGACCTCCCAGGCGATGGCGGGCTACCTCATGATCTTCATCCCGATCATCGCGTACGCCATTGCCAAGGGCTCCGAAATGGGTGCGGTGTCGCTCGCGTCCTCCGTCTTGTCGCCCGCCAACTCCGCCGCTCAGGCGCAAAGTTCTTCCGCCGCGATGGGGAACGTCACGACGGGTGCGAATGCTCAGGGGTCGACGACGCTCGGGGCGGTTACGACCGGGAAAACCGATTATTCGAACGTCTTCGCTTCGCCCGACACCTCCCGCACCACCACCCCCTACGGGACGGTGACGCGGGACTTCTCAACGGGCGACGTCACGGCCCTTCAGGTCGTGCGCTCCGACCTCGGGGTCGAATCGTCGAGCGCCTTTACGAACACGCTCTCGAACCAGAACATGTCGTCGGCGTCCTCCACAGTCGCAAGCGGCGCGACGGTGGCGAGCGGCTCGCAGCAGAGCTTCTCGACGGGGTCCTCCACCTCCGCCGCACGCAGCACCGACACGGGCACCTCGTCCGTCGTGGCGCAGAGCGGCCAGACCACCTACTCGAGCGGCTCGACCTACGCCGAGTCGATCGACAACCGCTCGAGCTCGGGCTTCGGGCAGAGCGGACGGGTGGATGAGAGCTTGGGGTTGAGGACGAGCGGATCCGTTCGGGCGCATGGCTCTATCGTGGACACCACGAGCATCAGCAACACTCCTCTTACCGGTCAACCGAATCAATCCGTCTCCGCTCCCGAAGTCACGCTCGAAGGCAATGAAGCTTCCGATGTTCTCATCAGCGTGCCTGGTAGCACGCCGAGCGTCTTCAACCTTGCGGCCAATAGCTCGAATAATGGAGTTTCTAAGAGGCAAGGTAGTCAGGTCGCTCAGCTGATGCAAGGCGATGCGGGCCTGGCCGTATCGACGACCGTCGGCCACGACAACTCGGCCTCGACGACCCAGCTCACCTCGTCGGGCAACTCGTGGAACCAAAATTCCGGCTTCAACCGATCGGATACGGAAAGCTCGCAGGACGCCTTCCAGACGGCGGCGCGCGCTCAGACGTCATCCTCGGACAACGCCTCGACGACGGATACGCAGAGCTTCAACCGACAGGAGCAGACCTCGTCGGGCATGAACACGTCGACGGGCTCTTCCGAATCGCGAAACCGCTCGGGCTCCGTCTCGACGCGTACCGCCTCGGACCCGATGGTGCGCGATCGCGTCATCGACCTCTACGGCTCTCCGGAAGAAGCGCTGCGAGGCCTCTCCACTGCGGAAGGGCGGCGCGCGCTCGGGCGCGATCTCGGGTACCGATCGAGCGCGGAAGCCGATGCCCTGCCGCACTTGAGCGAAGTGAAGACTGACAACGGCAACAGCACCTTCCGAGCGGCCGAAACGCTCGCAGCGGCGGATAAACGCAATGCCGCCGTGGAGCACGCGTCGGCCGTGCACGCCGTTGAGGCCAAGGGAGCGGCTCAGGCTGCGGCCTTCTCCGCGCCCGCAGCCGCGCAACGAGGAAACGAACACGACATACAACGGGATGCCGTCGCCCTCAGTGCGGGCGCATCCAAGGTAGTGAGTGCTTCCTTCCAGGATGAACTCGGATTCAAGACTCTGATGCAGGTAGGGGTTTTGGCCGGGCTCGCGTACGACACCCCGGGCGAGCGCTTCACCTCGTTGATGACTCAGGCCAACAACAACCCCGAACTGCGCCAACACCTCATCGACATCGGTTCGAGCTCCGAGACCAACGCCACGGCGATCCTGAAGGCGCTTGAGACGCCGTCACCCGACGCCCAGCAATGA